In a single window of the Acyrthosiphon pisum isolate AL4f chromosome X, pea_aphid_22Mar2018_4r6ur, whole genome shotgun sequence genome:
- the LOC103310204 gene encoding uncharacterized protein LOC103310204, which yields MDNTYKKIYSEEISSTSTEEEPMVIDREEPTTSSNSSSKEFKSKIWVKDLREMMDADIYKNWICQGENCNIAITTICNKCKMVRYCSDDCQQRDWFKKHAFDCDELQNQIQAPP from the exons AtggataatacatataaaaaaatatatagtgaaGAAATATCTTCTACTAGTACTGAGGAGGAACCCATGGTAATTGATCGTGAAGAACCAACTACATCTTCAAATTCTTCATCTAAAGAGTTCAAATCTAAGATCTGGGTGAAAGATCTTAGGGAAATGATGGATGCAGATATATACAAAAACTGGATT tgccaAGGTGAAAATTGTAACATTGCTATAACAACAATTtgcaataaatgtaaaatggtGAGATACTGTTCTGATGATTGTCAA CAGCGTGACTGGTTTAAGAAGCATGCATTTGACTGTGATGAACTGCAAAACCAAATTCAGGCACCACCCTAA
- the LOC100573186 gene encoding uncharacterized protein LOC100573186, with protein sequence MMLMGLLMPVSRRLNFDHEQITLNSNTRDRKKSFTPIQTIGSDSQLCSSSNSAVDNSTQKILKSLLRNVMYLQTDIKHISMQQMEILTKLDNSTSNIKNSKCSSNNEFIDDFNWPINDLEHLDIIEEKIKDRNMRDYLVNDLSHLGGNSVKAIMKRIIYKLFTDVLLSNFSFSGKKGKQKFCKLNLCSVIFDAVKNQTKVKNVDQNEMEERLKYHLAQAPI encoded by the exons ATGATGTTAATGGGATTGCTAATGCCAG TTTCAAGAAGACTTAACTTTGATCATGaacaaataacattaaattcaaatactagggatagaaaaaaaa gttttaCACCAATACAAACAATTGGCAGTGATTCTCAACTCTGCAGCAGTAGTAATTCGGCTGTTGATAATA gtactcaaaaaatattgaaatcttTGTTAAGAAATGTAATGTATCTTCAAACTGACATTAAACATATAAGTATGCAACAGATGGAAATCTTAACCAAACTAGATAATAGTAcatcaaacataaaaaatagcAAGTGTTCATCAAACAATGAGTTCATTGATGACTTCAACTGGCCCATAAATGATCTTGAACATCTTGatattatagaagaaaaaataaaagatagaAATATGCGTGACTATTTG gtaaatGATTTGTCCCATTTGGGAGGGAACTCTGTCAAAGCAATTATGAAaaggataatttataaattgtttactgATGTATTACTATCCAATTTTTCATTCTCTGGAAAAAAAGGAAAACAGAAGTTCTGTAAACTTAATTTATGCTCAGTTATTTTTG atgctGTTAAAAATCAAACCAAAGTGAAGAACGTCGACCAAAATGAAATGGAGGAACGTTTGAAATACCATTTAGCACAAGCCCCCATTTAG